The following coding sequences are from one Capsicum annuum cultivar UCD-10X-F1 chromosome 3, UCD10Xv1.1, whole genome shotgun sequence window:
- the LOC107864547 gene encoding ammonium transporter 1 member 1 yields the protein MSCSVDQLAPFLGPNTTDAVSAATYICNQFTGVSNKFIDTGYAIDSTYLLFSAYLVFSMQLGFAMLCAGSVRAKNTMNIMLTNVLDAAAGGLFYYLFGFAFAWGGPSNGFIGRHFFGLKNMPSESFDYSNFLYQWAFAIAAAGITSGSIAERTQFVAYLIYSSFLTGFVYPVVSHWFWSPDGWASPGNASNLLFGSGVIDFAGSGVVHMVGGIAGFYGALIEGPRIGRFDHTGRAVSLRGHSASLVVLGTFLLWFGWYGFNPGSFNKILLTYDGVSGGYYGQWSAVGRTAVTTTLAGCTAALTTLFGKRILSGHWNVTDVCNGLLGGFAAITAGCSVVEPWAAIICGFVAALVLIGCNMLAEKFRYDDPLEAAQLHGGCGAWGIIFTALFAKGSYVDQVYPGKPGRPHGLFMGGGGKLLGAHVIQILVIFGWVTATMGPLFYILHKFKLLRISSDDEMAGMDLTRHGGFAYYHEDDPKQGMQMRRIEPTISS from the coding sequence ATGTCTTGCTCCGTCGACCAACTCGCCCCCTTCCTCGGCCCCAACACCACCGACGCGGTTTCCGCCGCCACATACATCTGTAACCAATTCACAGGTGTTTCCAACAAGTTCATCGACACAGGTTACGCCATCGACTCTACGTATCTGTTATTCTCTGCGTACCTTGTTTTCTCCATGCAACTAGGTTTCGCTATGCTCTGCGCGGGCTCCGTCCGCGCAAAGAACACGATGAATATAATGCTTACGAATGTCCTGGACGCTGCTGCTGGtggacttttttattatttattcggTTTCGCTTTTGCATGGGGTGGTCCTTCTAATGGTTTTATTGGTCGTCATTTTTTCGGGCTTAAGAATATGCCTTCAGAATCATTTGATTACAGTAATTTTCTGTATCAATGGGCTTTCGCCATCGCAGCCGCCGGCATTACAAGCGGATCAATCGCTGAACGAACTCAGTTCGTAGCGTATTTGATTTACTCGTCTTTCTTAACCGGGTTTGTTTACCCGGTTGTTTCTCATTGGTTTTGGTCTCCGGACGGGTGGGCCAGCCCGGGTAACGCTTCGAATTTGCTATTCGGGTCGGGTGTGATTGATTTTGCCGGGTCGGGTGTGGTTCATATGGTAGGTGGTATAGCTGGGTTTTACGGAGCTTTAATTGAAGGCCCGAGAATCGGGCGGTTCGATCATACGGGCCGGGCCGTCTCGCTTCGTGGACACAGCGCGTCGCTAGTGGTTCTAGGCACCTTTCTGTTGTGGTTCGGGTGGTACGGGTTTAACCCGGGTTCGTTTAATAAGATTCTATTGACGTATGACGGCGTAAGCGGAGGGTATTATGGTCAATGGAGTGCTGTGGGCCGTACCGCGGTGACCACGACTCTAGCGGGGTGTACCGCGGCGCTAACAACTCTTTTTGGTAAGAGGATCTTATCGGGTCATTGGAACGTAACGGATGTGTGCAACGGTTTGCTAGGCGGATTCGCAGCAATCACGGCTGGTTGTTCAGTGGTAGAGCCATGGGCAGCAATCATATGTGGGTTCGTAGCAGCATTAGTATTGATTGGTTGTAACATGTTAGCAGAGAAATTTAGATACGATGATCCACTTGAAGCAGCACAATTACATGGTGGTTGTGGTGCGTGGGGGATAATATTCACAGCCTTGTTTGCGAAAGGGAGTTATGTGGATCAAGTATACCCGGGTAAACCGGGTCGACCTCACGGGTTGTTTATGGGTGGTGGTGGAAAGTTACTTGGGGCACATGTGATCCAGATTCTAGTTATATTCGGGTGGGTCACAGCTACGATGGGTCCACTTTTCTATATACTTCATAAATTCAAGTTGCTCCGGATATCTTCGGATGATGAAATGGCGGGTATGGATCTGACCCGACATGGTGGATTTGCTTATTATCATGAAGATGATCCAAAACAAGGAATGCAAATGAGGAGAATTGAACCAACAATCTCAAGttag